tttataTAAAAGCATATTTGCTTATATTCATATagcatttatttaacttaggtgtattgaaattacaaaaaaaaaaaaattttttttgacaatcgaaaatattaaagaatgCAGCAACTAGAATGTTATTCttattgaaaactaaatataaattattctaTCTTTAGCATAAAGTTATGCAtcacataaattgcaaatagaattgattttagtttttcaaaatacatttaattaattagttttctcAAATAAGAGACTTTATATACGCCATGATGCACTTGCTGACACACTTGAATTCAAAAGTGCATATGAAAGCAACTTTGATTGCGAgaaaatttaacttatttaccAAACGTGTATCGCAAATACAAGTGAAGTAATTGAATCATTTTGTAATCTTCTCGTTCGACAgttacaaatacatacacgGCTACTTCTCGCTCGTTGTCTGCATACTCGGCACAATAGCAAACACACTGAATATCATCGTGCTGACTCGCAGAGAAATGCGTTCACCAACGAATGCCATACTCACAGGATTAGCAGTCGCTGATCTGGCAGTGATGCTGGAGTACATACCCTACACCGTGCACGACTACATACTCAGCGATCTGTTGCCGCGAGAGCAACAACTCAGCTACAGTTGGGCTTGCTTCATCAAGTTCCATTCGATCTTCGCCCAGGTGCTGCACACGATCTCCATCTGGTTGACAGTAACTTTAGCTGTGTGGCGCTACATTGCAGTAAGCTATCCTCAAAGGAATCGCATCTGGTGCGGCATGCGCACGACAACGATAACCATCGCGATGGCCTATGTGGTGTGTGTCTTGGTGGTATCGCCTTGGCTGTATTTGGTCACCGCCATCACCAAGTATCAGATGACACTCGATGCCAATGGGAAGACGATTAAAACGGTGCCGCTGACGCAGTATATGGTGGACAACGATGAGCAAGTCTCGCTGCAGGTGATGTCCAGCACCACGCCGGATATGGCTTGGGCTTTCGCttccagcagcaacaccacATCGATGAGCATGCTCAATCTGAGCACAGTGGTGCCCACAACCACTGTGGCACCCTCTGAACTGGGACAGCGCAATATCACAGTATATAAGCTCTATCACAGCGAACTGGCTCTGAATGATCTTCCTTTGAGGAATGCGACTTTTCTCATCTACAGTGTGATCATAAAATTGATTCCCTGCTTTGCTCTAACAGTGCTCTCAGTGCGTTTAATTGGCGCGCTGCTCGAGGCGAAGAAGCGTAGGAAAATTCTCGCCTGTCATGCGGCTAACGACATGCAACCGATTGTCAATGGCAAGGTTGTGACGCCCTC
This is a stretch of genomic DNA from Drosophila albomicans strain 15112-1751.03 chromosome 3, ASM965048v2, whole genome shotgun sequence. It encodes these proteins:
- the LOC117569826 gene encoding G-protein coupled receptor dmsr-1, yielding MVTNMSQPHYCGASVDDFHTNYKYIHGYFSLVVCILGTIANTLNIIVLTRREMRSPTNAILTGLAVADLAVMLEYIPYTVHDYILSDLLPREQQLSYSWACFIKFHSIFAQVLHTISIWLTVTLAVWRYIAVSYPQRNRIWCGMRTTTITIAMAYVVCVLVVSPWLYLVTAITKYQMTLDANGKTIKTVPLTQYMVDNDEQVSLQVMSSTTPDMAWAFASSSNTTSMSMLNLSTVVPTTTVAPSELGQRNITVYKLYHSELALNDLPLRNATFLIYSVIIKLIPCFALTVLSVRLIGALLEAKKRRKILACHAANDMQPIVNGKVVTPSQPKSCKLLEKEKQTDRTTRMLLAVLLLFLITEFPQGIMGLLNVLLGDAFLMECYLKLSDLMDILALINSSINFILYCSMSRQFRSTFTLLFRPRWFDKWLPLSQHDGDGRDGMGGRLDGYGRQRLVHTDAVSKSMAIDLGLTTQVTNV